The segment GGAAGCTGGAACTCAACGTGCGGATGAAGGAATGAGCTGCAAAATGCCAAATCCGAAATCCGAAAAACCGAATCCCGAAAGAAATCCGAAATCCGAAATCCGAATCGGACCTACGGGCACCTTCTCCCCCGTGGGGGAGAAGGACGGGATGAGGGGGAACGGAACCCTAAGAATCGCGCATCTCCTGGCTGCAACATCCGCCTTGGCATTCGGTCTTCGGCCTTCGGATTTCTTTCGGATTTCGAACTTCGGTTTTCGGATTTAATCCCTTGTCCCCCTCCACCTACATCATCGGCATTGACCTCGGCACCACGAATTGCGCGGTCGCGTTTGCGGACCCGGCGCTGGGCGCGGATTGCCCGGTGGTGGATTTTCCCGTCGCCCAATTGGTGCGCCCCGGAGAAGTCGCGCCGCGCGCGCTGTTGTCCTCCAGCCTTTACATTCCCGGCGAGCACGAATTGCCCGCCGGAGCCGCGCAGTTGCCGTGGGGCGATTCGCCCGGGTTGATCGCGGGGGAATTTGCGCGCTGGCAGGGCGCGCGCGTGCCGGGGCGGCTGGTGGCCTCCGCCAAAAGCTGGCTGTGCCATCCCGGCGTGGATCGTTCCGCGCCCATCCTGCCGTGGGGCGCGGCGGCGGAGATTCCCAAAGTCTCGCCGGTGGAAGCTTCCGCCCGGTTGCTAGGGCATATCGGGGCCGCATGGAATCACGCGCATCCGGAAACCCCGCTGGCGGAACAGGAAGTGGTCATCACGGTGCCGGCGTCGTTCGATGAAGTGGCGCGGGCGCTGACCGTGAACGCCGCGCGGCAGGCCGGCATTGAAAAGTTCACGCTGGTCGAGGAACCCCAGGCCGCGTTTTACGATTTCACCGCCCAGCATCGGCAGGATTTGGCGGAGGTGTTGCGCGAGGTGCGCCTGGTGCTGGTGGTGGATGTGGGCGGCGGCACCACGGATTTCACGCTCATCCAGGCGGGCATGACGCCGGAGGGACCGGCGATGCGCCGGATTGCGGTGGGGGATCACTTGATGCTGGGCGGCGACAACATGGATGCCGCGCTGGCCCGGCTGGTCGAGGAACGCTTGCTGGCGGGCGGCCGCAAACTCAGCGCCACGCAATGGACGCAACTGGTGCAGGCCAGTCGTGCCGCCAAGGAAACGCTCCTGGGCACCAACGCTCCTGACCGGCACGGCATCGCCCTCGCGGCGGAAGGCAGCCGGTTGTTGGGCGGCACGCTCTCGGCGGAACTCAAACGCGAGGAAACGGAGCGGGTGATTTTGGAAGGCTTCTTCCCGGCCTGCCAGCCGGATGACCTGCCGCGCCGGGGCGCGCGGGTGGCCTTGCAGGAACTCGGGTTGCCGTACGCGCAGGAGCCCGCCGTGACAAGGCACTTGGCCGCGTTCCTGCGCCAGCACGCGGAGGCCGCCTTTGCCGCGTTGGGGATTGTCGAGCACCAGGGAACGCTGCTGCCGCGGCCGGATGCGATTCTGCTTAATGGCGGCGTCTTTAATTCCACGAGCATTTGCGCGCGTTTGCTGGACGCGCTTTCCGCTTGGTGGCCGGACCAGCCCCGGTTGCGCTTGCTGCAGCACGGCTCGCTGGAACTGGCCGTGGCCCGCGGCGCGGCCTACTACGGATTGGCCCGGCGCGGTCTGGGCCGGCGCATCAGCGGCGGCACCGCGCACGCCTTGTACGTGGGGTTGGCGGTGGATAAAGCCGCGGCGGAACCACGCGCGGTCTGCCTGATCCCGCGCGGGCATGAGGAAGGCCAGCCGGTGGACCTCGCCAGCCGCCCGTTCACCCTGGCGCTGGGCCGCCCGGTTCAGTTTCCGCTCTATTCGACCACGTCGGACCGCATTGATCGCCCCGGTGACATTGTGCCGGTGGGCGAGGAATTGCGCGCCTTGCCGCCCATTCACACGCTGTTGAAAGGCGCGGGCAGCAAGGCCGCCACGGTGCCAGTACACTTGCGCGCCACGCTGACCGAAATTGGAACCCTGGAGCTGTGGTGCGTGTCGAATATCGCGGATGAACGCTGGCGGCTTGAGTTTGAGCTGCGCGGTTCGGTCTCACAGACCGCCACGACGGTTACGGAATCCATGCCGGCGCGGTTTGCGGAAGTGAAGGCCATCGTGGAGCGGATCTTTGGCGGACGCGCGGCAGCGACAGCGCCGAAGGAAGTCAAACAGCTCTTGCGCACGCTGGAGCAGACCCTGGGGCCGCGCGAGCATTGGCGGGCACCGCTGTTGCGCGAACTGTGGGGCGTCCTCTTTGCCGGGGCGGCAAAGCGCCGTCGCAGCGCCGATCACGAGCGCGTGTTCTTCCAATTGCTGGGCTACAGTCTGCGCCCCGGCTTTGGTTATCCGCTGGATGAATGGCGCTGCGAGCAGACGTTTGGCATGTTCACGGAAAGCGTCACCTTCCACGGCGAAGAACCGGGCTGGAAAGAATTCTGGGTGATGTGGCGCCGCCTGGCAGGCGGCCTGGATGAGGCGCAGCAGACCGTGCTCTGGAATTATCTCAAGCCGTACCTGGCCCGGCGCGTTCCCATGGAACCATCCAAGTTGGTGGTCAAGCCCAAGGGCATCCAACCCGAGGGCCTGGATGAAATGGTCCGCGTTGCCGCGTCGCTCGAACAACTCATCCCGGTAGAAAAGGTCCAGCTTGGCAACTGGATCGCGGAACGGTTGCGCCACCCCACCACAACGGGCGGCCCGTGGGCCTGGGCCTTGGGCCGGCTTGGAACGCGCGTGCCGCTGCATGGCAGCAGCCACAAGACGGTGGAACCCGGGCAGGCCGAGCAATGGTTGTCGTTCCTGTTGGAGCTGGATTTGCGCCGCATGGATGGCGCGAGCTTTGCCATTGCCGAACTGGCCCGCCTCACCGGCGACCGCACCCGCGACCTGGATGAACCGATCCGCGCCCGCGCGGTGGATGCCCTGCGCTCCGTCGAGGCCCCCGAACGCTGGCTGCGGATGGTCACCGAAATCGTCCAGTTAGAAGCCGACGACGAAGCTCGCGCCTTGGGCGATACCCTGCCGATTGGGTTGCAATTGCGGTGATGGGGCAAATGCCCAACTCGTCTTCATATTCCTGTTGGGCCGCCTGCAAGAGGGGCTCTCCCGTTTTTTGTCCACCCTTGGGAATGAGCTACTCATCCGTGGTTTGGACGTTGCCCATCGGGGTGTCGGGGTGGGCCAAAAATACTTCCACTCCGCCCATCCGAAAGCGAAACATCAACAGACCGCCACGCACGCGCCATGACATGTAAATCGTATAGCATCAACAAAAGAGGGATCAACCTTCGTAATAGATAACCGGTTAGAAATGACTGGTTAGTTTGGTTGTTTTAATTCAGGTTTAATTGCGTTGCGTTGTTTTAAAAGTTATGCGACCCCTAGCGCGGCGATGGTCGCGGGTGAACCGGCAGAACCCGCGCAAATTACGCGACCAATAAGGTTGACGCCAATGCCTTGGGGGAGAAGGATGGGATGAGGGGGTATGGGGAGGAAGCAGCCCGAATCCGTCTATTTGGCGGCATTATTTGTCGCGGCAGGCGTCGCCGGACTATTGGTGGCGCTATTGGTGGAGACGGTGGGCGTGGACTTGGCGTTTGCCGCCGGCCGATTGTGTACGCTGGCTGTCCCCTTGAACAAATCGGGCCTGACCACATGAACCAACAGCACCATGACACCGGCAAATAAAAGGAAGGCGAGAACGGTGGCAAAGGTTTTCAAGCCCTTGGCTTGCTGCAAGGCGGCTTCGGAGTGCAGGCGCTCCTGTTCTTTGAAGACCTCGAACTCCTTCTCCATGTCCACCTGGGTCGTTTCGTGCTCTTCACGCAATTCCAGAACCAGCCAGTGCGGATGCTCGGTGGTGAAATTTCCCGGCAGTTTCTTAAGCTGTTCCCCGGTGGCATCACGAAATCCGCTCCCGCGCCAATATGGGGCTGATTCACAGGTCCACAAACGAACCAGCGCGTGGTTGTGGACAATGCTTTGCAGCCGTTCCCAGAGTTTATCCCGGTGCTGGTCCGCTTGGTCGGATTGCAGAAATACTTCGCCGTAAAGCTGGGCTTGTTTGGTTGCAATCTGGATGCCCCAAGTCCCTTGCACGATATTGTCAGCATCAACGACCACTTGAAATTCGGTGAGGCGTCGCTCGAATTGTTCCCAGGGCAGACACTCCAGCTTCCACAGTTCGATTAACTGCGGCAAATCATCCACCGTTGCCCGGCGGACTTGGAATTGGGCGCTCATATTGTGGGGACACTTTAATAAATCGCCCGGCGCATTTCCAGTGCGATTTTTACTATATTTTGCGGACCCTTTCCGTACGCATCGAATCAGAATCCAATAGCTGGAGATGGCTTGGGCGGGGAGCGCAGAATGTATGCCGCTAGCTTTCCAGGATGGCGATGGCGGTAGCGTGACTGGCGGTGTGACTGAGGCTGAGATGCACGATTCGTCCGCCGCGCGCCTTGAATGTTTCCAAGCCCGTGCCGCTCAGTTCCAGGTACGGCTCGCCGGATTCCCGGCGGCAGATTTCCATGTCCTGAAATCCCAGTTCGGCGCCGATTCCAGTGCCGAAGGCTTTGGCCACTGCTTCTTTGGCGGCAAACCGTGCCGCCAGATGCGGTCCTGGCTGCCGATGGCTCAGGCAATACGCGATTTCCTGCGGGCGCAGAATGCGTTCCAGGAAGCGCTCGCCGAATTTCTCGTATGAGGATTGGATACGTGCGACTTCAACGAGGTCAATGCCGACGCCAAGAATCATATCGGTCAACCGGGATATTGTTTCATGGCCTCCAGCATGTCCATCACCGCCTTGGATAACCCGGTGGTTATGGCACGGCTGATGATGCTGTGGCCAATGTTGAGTTCCACGAGGTGGGGAACAGCGTACAGCGTGAAGATATTCTGATAATTGATGCCATGCCCGGCGTTGACTCGCAGGCCCAGTTCATGTGCCTGACGGGCGGCCGTGATCAGTCGTTCCAACTCCAGAGATCGCTGCACCGGATCTTCATAATGTTCCGCAAAGGAACCGGTATGCAGCTCGATAAATTGTGCGCCGGTTTTGGCTGACGCCGCGACTTGGGCCGCATCCGGGGCAATAAAAAGGCTGACTTCAATGCCCGCATCATTCATGCGTTTCCGGGTATCGGTGAGGCCGGCGAGGTTGGCAGCGACTTCCAAGCCGCCCTCCGTTGTGACTTCCTGACGGCGTTCCGGCACCATGCAGACAATGTCCGGCTTTAACTTCAAGGCAATCGCCACGATTTCCGGGGCGTTGGCCATCTCCAGGTTCAACCTGGTTTTGATAACATCACGAAGCTGCCAAATATCCCGATCCTGGATATGGCGGCGATCCTCTCGCAGGTGCGCCGTAATTCCATGCGCGCCTGATGTTTCACAAATCACCGCTGCTTGAACGGGATCAGGTTCGCCAACGGCTTTTCCACGATAGCGCGCCTCGCGCACAGTGGCCACATGGTCAATATTAACTCCCAGCTTGAGTGACATGACACGTACAGGCCGATCAAGGGGTTGGGGGTAACGGCGGCATTTTGGGGCGGAAGGGCGGGGGATTTGTGCCCTTAAAGCGCATGGCATTGGGGCGCACCAGCTTGAACTTGCCGGGCGGTGCATCCAGGATGTCCAGCCAGCGAGTCAGAAGATTCAGTTCAAAACCGGTGCAACAAAGCGGGCCGCGACGGCTCAGCGTGAGTTCGTTATCGGATGTTTTGATGACCTGGGTGACCGTTTCGCCCAGCACTGCGGGAACGGTCATGACCCACTTGTGACCAACTTCTGTGGTTGGTACGGAAAGCAGGTCGGTGAATAGCGGCGCATTTTGCATAAATTCATTCCAACAGCGGGCGCGTTCGCCGGTTAATTCCCAGTGATAATAAACCAGGTTAGTGCGCCCCTTCACTTGCTGGAATAATTCTGGAGCGCCGGGACGCCGCTTGGAGGCCATTGGCAAGCCGATCAAACCTGTCACCAAATAATCCTGGCCATCTTCATTGCGGCATTGCACGGTGGGACTTAAGAACGGCAACCCTTGCCACACGATTTGCGCCCGGTTGCTCGCCCATAAGAAGCTGCCCAACTGGGTTTTCCCGCCGTCAGGCAAAAGCACCAGCGGCAACGCTTTGGCAAGATGCCCGATCAGGTTCGTGGGGTTGGGCAATGGGGCGGCGGCATAAGTGATGAATGGCAACCCGGCCATGGACCAGCCGTACACCTGGTTGGGCAGCGCATCCAATTTAAGTCGGTTGGCAATGGGGTTCTTGGCCAGCCAAGGTTCGACGCCGTTGAGCGCGGCGAAACTGGTTACCGGATCACGGATGAAGTTGGTGGGAATGCGCCATGGATCCAGTCGCATGGTTAGTTTTCCAGCATAGCGCAGTGAGGCGTTCGCCAACATGTCGCCCTTGTGAAAGCTCATGGCCAGGTGGATGGCTTCCAGCTTTTCGGTAAATGGCAACGGGAGTAGTTCCGCAAACGTGGCCCCCTTGAGTTCTACTTCCATCCAGCGGTTGGAAACCAAGTCTGGCAACCCCGATGTCTTCAGCCGGGTGGCAAAACTTTCGGCGGTTTTCGCGGCGTCTGATCCGCTGGCAATGAACACCCATTTGCCTTCAATGCCACACCGGACTTGTGAATGGTCAGCCAGTGGCAGAGTCTTCAAGGCTGCTTCCCATGCCGATTGCCGTGCTGTGGATACTGCCGCCGCTACAATGCACTGGCGATTGAGGCCCTGTCCCCACACTTCCACCCAGGCTTCATTATCCCACAAGTCGTTCACCACCGGCTGGAGCTGGTTGGCGCTGCCGTTTTGGCCGGCCTGTAGTTTGAGCGACAGCAGTTCCGGCGCATGCAGAGCGATTTTTTCCGTGATCCGCTGGTATAACGCCTTGGATTCTGGCAGAATAGCGATGCCTTGCAGGCGAAGCGAGTTCGTGCCAGCCATCATTGTTTGTGCCCCGGCGAAATGAAGGCGCAACACCAGATCTTGCGGATCTGACGCGGCGGACAGATGGACAGGGTTTAACAGCACCGCCCATGCGGTCAGCCACCACCAACATGCATAAACATCACGCATAAAGTCACCATGGTTTGCCAGAGAAGACGGCCTTTAGCAATGCCCAAATATTATCGTTGCACCCGGGCACCACCGCCTTTGACCAGTTTTTCCACTTCGGCCAGGGTGGCCATGGAGGTATCCCCTGGCGTGGTCATGGCCAGTGCGCCATGCGCCGCTCCGTATTCGACGGCCTGTTTGGCATCGTTGAACTTGAGAAAACCATACGCCAAGCCGCTGGCAAAGCTGTCGCCGCCACCCACGCGATCCAGGATTTCCAGGTCGGGGCGGGGAGTGGCCTCATGGAATTGGCCGTCGGCAAAACAGATTGCTCCCCAGTCATTGCGCGTGGCGGTTTTAACCGCGCGCAGGGTGGTGGCCACCACCTTGAAGTTGGGAAACTCCTTCACCGCTTTCTGGATCATCTGTTTGAACGCGCCTACTTCGATTTTGGAAATATTTTCATCCACCCCTTCAACCTCAAAGCCAAGGCAGGCGGTGAAATCTTCCTCGTTGCCAATCATGACATCCACATACTGCGCGATTTTACGATTAACTTCCTGGGCCCGTTTTTGTCCGCCGATGGATTTCCAAAGGCTTGGCCGGTAATTCAGATCGTAGGAGACGATGGTGCCATGCGTTTTGGCGGCTTGCACCGCTTCGATGACCAGTTCCGGCGTGCTATCGCTAAGCGCCGCAAAAATGCCCCCCGTATGAAACCAGCGAACTCCCTGGTGGCCGAAGATTTCCTGCCAGTCAAAGTCGCCCACTTTGAGCTGTGCAGCGGCGGTATGTCCGCGATCCGGGATGCCCACCGCGCCTCGGATGCCAAAGCCGCGCTCGGTGAAATTTAACCCATTGCGCACCGTCCGGCCCACGCCATCGTAGGGACGCCATTTCACGAAGGAAGTGTCCACGCCGCCTTGCAGTAGGAAATCCTCGATCAGACGTCCGATGTCATTATCGGCAAAGGCGGTGCATACCGCTGTTCTAAGCCCGAAACAGCGGCGCAGACCGCGCGCCACATTGTATTCCCCACCGCCTTCCCACACAGCAAACTCCCGCGCGCAACGAATGCGGCTCTCTCCCGGATCCAGACGCAGCATGATCTCGCCCAAAGCGAGCGCGTCAAATTTACAGGACTCCGCCGTTCTAATATTCAAAGTGCCCATGGCATTAATAGATTTATTGTTCAATTTGCGGCGTCGCGGTAACCAATAAACACCTTCCCGATCGTGCCGGTTGCAGGCATTCGTGTCGCGAAATATCGCCTGCGTTAGCTTGAAAAAAAGCAGGCCGAAACACAATCTATTTTTCTTAGGGGCAGCGGCTTTGGCTGCGGCTTTGCTTGTCACGCGGGTCAACTTCAGTTATTCTATGCCGTCTATGAAGGCCGGGAATAATCCTCCTCCGCCGCCTTGGTGTCGAGCCCCACGCCGAGTGGGGCGGGTGTGCCTGTGGGGTGGCGGCGTTCGGCATCCAAAGAACGAGCCCCGCTCAATTGATTGTTGGGGTAGTTTGATTCGATTCGCACTTATCCTGACTATCGCAGTCAACTTCGTTGCCCAGCCGGTTGTGGCGCAAACCACCACAGTTACTTTGACTCGTGGTCCCTACCTGCAAATGCGCTCGACCACGAGCATTCTGGTTCGCTGGCGCACGGATCAACCCGCCGATAGCCTGGTGCAGTGCGGCACCCAACTGTCCAATTTGGACATGAGTTTCTTTGATCAAGTGTTGACTACGGAGCACCAGGTCCTGCTGACCAACCTGACACCACAGACGAAATATTACTATGCGGTTGCCACCAGTTCCGGCGGCTTGTCCGGCATGGATGGCGCGTTCGTGGCGGGTGGTACGAGCAACTTCTTTGTCACCGCGCCGCCGGTGGGCGTTGCTCGGCCCACGCGGATTTGGTTTGTGAGTGATTATGGTTTTCAGAATAATGGCGAGATCGCCGTGCGGGATTCGTATTTCAATTATACTGCCGCGACGCGTCCGGCGGACGTTTGGTTGACCGGCGGCGATAACGACCAGAATGTCGGTGCCGATGCCGATGTTCAAAACTCTGTTTTTGGCATTTACGCGCCACTGTTGCGCAACCTGGCGATCTGGCCGGCGATGGGTAACCATGACACCTATAGTTATAGCAATCCTGGCCCATACCCGTTCTTTGACAATTTCTCTCTGCCAACCAATGGGGAAGCGGGCGGAACGCCCTCCGGCAGCGAACATTATTATTCATACGACTACGGGGATGTTCATTTTATCTCCTTGGATTCAATCACGCCGGAACTGTCGAACTCCACCAATTCGCCCATGCTCCAATGGCTGCGCCAGGATCTGGCCCGCACTACTCGCAAGTGGAAAATTGCCTATTGGCACGGCCCACCTTACACCAAAGGTTCGCATGATTCCGATAGCCCTTACGATCTTTCCGCCCGCATGATCCAGATGCGGGAAAATGCGGTTCCCATCCTGGAAAGCTATGGTGTTGACCTGGTATTATGTGGCCATTCCCATGTCTATGAACGCTCATACCTGCTGTACGGCCATTACGGCTACTCCTGGGAATTCAGTGAGACCAACAAGGTGAACGGCGGCAACGGACGGGTGGATGGCACCGGCGCGTATCAGCAAACCAACGGTCATGGCACGGTCTATGTGGTGGCAGCACTGGGCGGTAGTCCCTACAGCTTTTACAACCCTACCCATCCCGCGCACCTCGTGAATATTAGCGGCGAACTCGGCTCCTGCATGGTAGATGTGAATGATAATCGCCTCGATTTCAAGTTCATCAACGCCAACACCAACGTGCTGGATCACTTCACACTGATCAAAGGGCCGCCCGCAACCTGGCGCATTCTCACTATGAACCGCTCCGGTACCGCTACCCAACTAAGATGGGCATCCATTCCCGGACGCTATTATCGCATTTACGGGCAATCGGAGTTGGGGGGTGGTTGGACCTTGGTCGCGGATCAGTTACCATCGCAAGGAGACACCACTGCCTGGTCTGCCACCTGGAATTCGGGCGCAAAAATGGGTTTTTTTAGAGTTGCCACCTGCCCGGAATGAGCATAGTAGTGGTGCGTTCACAGATATACGCAACCTTAAGAAAGAGATGCTCATGAATGGACAACGGTTTCGCCTGTACCTGCGTGTGGTTGGTACCGTGGCCCTCTTGGCGGTAGTGGCGGTGGTGATGCCATATTCCTGGATGAATGCCATCCATCAAGCCTTGGGTATGGGAGAACTTTCCTGCCAGCCAGTGGTGGGCTACTTGGCA is part of the Verrucomicrobiota bacterium genome and harbors:
- a CDS encoding sugar kinase, encoding MGTLNIRTAESCKFDALALGEIMLRLDPGESRIRCAREFAVWEGGGEYNVARGLRRCFGLRTAVCTAFADNDIGRLIEDFLLQGGVDTSFVKWRPYDGVGRTVRNGLNFTERGFGIRGAVGIPDRGHTAAAQLKVGDFDWQEIFGHQGVRWFHTGGIFAALSDSTPELVIEAVQAAKTHGTIVSYDLNYRPSLWKSIGGQKRAQEVNRKIAQYVDVMIGNEEDFTACLGFEVEGVDENISKIEVGAFKQMIQKAVKEFPNFKVVATTLRAVKTATRNDWGAICFADGQFHEATPRPDLEILDRVGGGDSFASGLAYGFLKFNDAKQAVEYGAAHGALAMTTPGDTSMATLAEVEKLVKGGGARVQR
- the acpS gene encoding holo-ACP synthase is translated as MILGVGIDLVEVARIQSSYEKFGERFLERILRPQEIAYCLSHRQPGPHLAARFAAKEAVAKAFGTGIGAELGFQDMEICRRESGEPYLELSGTGLETFKARGGRIVHLSLSHTASHATAIAILES
- a CDS encoding Hsp70 family protein — encoded protein: MSPSTYIIGIDLGTTNCAVAFADPALGADCPVVDFPVAQLVRPGEVAPRALLSSSLYIPGEHELPAGAAQLPWGDSPGLIAGEFARWQGARVPGRLVASAKSWLCHPGVDRSAPILPWGAAAEIPKVSPVEASARLLGHIGAAWNHAHPETPLAEQEVVITVPASFDEVARALTVNAARQAGIEKFTLVEEPQAAFYDFTAQHRQDLAEVLREVRLVLVVDVGGGTTDFTLIQAGMTPEGPAMRRIAVGDHLMLGGDNMDAALARLVEERLLAGGRKLSATQWTQLVQASRAAKETLLGTNAPDRHGIALAAEGSRLLGGTLSAELKREETERVILEGFFPACQPDDLPRRGARVALQELGLPYAQEPAVTRHLAAFLRQHAEAAFAALGIVEHQGTLLPRPDAILLNGGVFNSTSICARLLDALSAWWPDQPRLRLLQHGSLELAVARGAAYYGLARRGLGRRISGGTAHALYVGLAVDKAAAEPRAVCLIPRGHEEGQPVDLASRPFTLALGRPVQFPLYSTTSDRIDRPGDIVPVGEELRALPPIHTLLKGAGSKAATVPVHLRATLTEIGTLELWCVSNIADERWRLEFELRGSVSQTATTVTESMPARFAEVKAIVERIFGGRAAATAPKEVKQLLRTLEQTLGPREHWRAPLLRELWGVLFAGAAKRRRSADHERVFFQLLGYSLRPGFGYPLDEWRCEQTFGMFTESVTFHGEEPGWKEFWVMWRRLAGGLDEAQQTVLWNYLKPYLARRVPMEPSKLVVKPKGIQPEGLDEMVRVAASLEQLIPVEKVQLGNWIAERLRHPTTTGGPWAWALGRLGTRVPLHGSSHKTVEPGQAEQWLSFLLELDLRRMDGASFAIAELARLTGDRTRDLDEPIRARAVDALRSVEAPERWLRMVTEIVQLEADDEARALGDTLPIGLQLR
- a CDS encoding pyridoxine 5'-phosphate synthase, whose protein sequence is MSLKLGVNIDHVATVREARYRGKAVGEPDPVQAAVICETSGAHGITAHLREDRRHIQDRDIWQLRDVIKTRLNLEMANAPEIVAIALKLKPDIVCMVPERRQEVTTEGGLEVAANLAGLTDTRKRMNDAGIEVSLFIAPDAAQVAASAKTGAQFIELHTGSFAEHYEDPVQRSLELERLITAARQAHELGLRVNAGHGINYQNIFTLYAVPHLVELNIGHSIISRAITTGLSKAVMDMLEAMKQYPG
- a CDS encoding metallophosphoesterase family protein, with the translated sequence MIRFALILTIAVNFVAQPVVAQTTTVTLTRGPYLQMRSTTSILVRWRTDQPADSLVQCGTQLSNLDMSFFDQVLTTEHQVLLTNLTPQTKYYYAVATSSGGLSGMDGAFVAGGTSNFFVTAPPVGVARPTRIWFVSDYGFQNNGEIAVRDSYFNYTAATRPADVWLTGGDNDQNVGADADVQNSVFGIYAPLLRNLAIWPAMGNHDTYSYSNPGPYPFFDNFSLPTNGEAGGTPSGSEHYYSYDYGDVHFISLDSITPELSNSTNSPMLQWLRQDLARTTRKWKIAYWHGPPYTKGSHDSDSPYDLSARMIQMRENAVPILESYGVDLVLCGHSHVYERSYLLYGHYGYSWEFSETNKVNGGNGRVDGTGAYQQTNGHGTVYVVAALGGSPYSFYNPTHPAHLVNISGELGSCMVDVNDNRLDFKFINANTNVLDHFTLIKGPPATWRILTMNRSGTATQLRWASIPGRYYRIYGQSELGGGWTLVADQLPSQGDTTAWSATWNSGAKMGFFRVATCPE